The Erigeron canadensis isolate Cc75 chromosome 4, C_canadensis_v1, whole genome shotgun sequence genome window below encodes:
- the LOC122594896 gene encoding uncharacterized protein LOC122594896: MVRTVKARVMYTDPDGNKVELEPSSITMYFDAESAPTDGDDEEEVGSVSKRPAEDSTMVGGSVLKRPRVDLGEASQVLVGNLNPGQDSSATGTIEEVKSGSVINKDLGGSSEIV; this comes from the exons ATGGTCCGTACTGTGAAAGCTAGAGTGATGTATACAGATCCTGATG GAAATAAAGTTGAATTGGAACCATCATCTATTACCATGTACTTCGATGCAGAGTCAGCGCCAACCG acggtgatgatgaagaggaagtaGGATCCGTTTCCAAGCGCCCTGCTGAAGATTCAACCA TGGTAGGCGGATCTGTTCTCAAGCGCCCCCGTGTGGATCTTGGCGAAGCAAGTCAAGTTTTGGTCGGGAATCTGAACCCTGGACAAGATTCATCAGCAACTG GTACCATAGAGGAAGTGAAAAGCGGATCTGTTATAAACAAGGATCTTGGAGGGTCAAGTGAAATCGTTTGA
- the LOC122596381 gene encoding uncharacterized protein LOC122596381, with protein MESTLLLSARCLSIQSSNVRKFQSSFCGNLFPECWFTKRNNNAAAYTCTRSSNTITSLFSIGKKKAKVIKRETVVPDPDYRIPIVFLGVAGGLVYGDNLIAAAPVGLLGLLLLFQTTRVRFVFDDEALEVKVGKELDDSGENVFVGGKNRWKYSSFVNWELWWPSFPILVYFKESQTKPEGQVHFFPVIFNGKQLYDVMVERAGPSKTSGPK; from the exons ATGGAGAGCACACTGTTATTGTCTGCAAGATGTCTTTCCATCCAAA GTAGCAATGTGAGGAAATTTCAGAGCTCCTTTTGTGGCAATTTGTTTCCTGAGTGTTGGTTtactaaaagaaataataatgcTGCTGCTTATACTTGCACCAGAAGTAGCAATACAATCACTTCATTG ttttcaatTGGTAAGAAGAAGGCCAAAGTAATCAAGAGAGAAACTGTTGTCCCAGATCCAGATTACCGAATACCGATTGTTTTTCTTG GTGTAGCTGGTGGTTTAGTCTATGGAGATAATCTAATAGCAGCTGCTCCTGTCGGTCTTCTTGGTTTACTTCTACTTTTTCAG ACAACTAGAGTGAGGTTTGTCTTTGACGATGAAGCTCTG GAAGTGAAAGTGGGAAAAGAGCTTGACGATTCAGGCGAAAATGTGTTTGTTGGTGGCAAAAATCGTTGGAA GTACTCATCATTCGTAAACTGGGAGCTCTGGTGGCCAAGTTTCCCGATACTGGTCTACTTCAAAGAATCACAAACAAAACCTGAAGGACAAGTCCATTTTTTCCCAGTGATTTTT AATGGGAAACAATTGTATGATGTTATGGTGGAACGAGCTGGCCCTTCAAAGACTAGTGGCCCAAAGTAG